From the genome of Malus sylvestris chromosome 6, drMalSylv7.2, whole genome shotgun sequence, one region includes:
- the LOC126627336 gene encoding pentatricopeptide repeat-containing protein At4g19440, chloroplastic-like — MHFSMDLRRLLIPKSHLFLFSPINRPCVTCTAQHRPQEPPQPPPLQLPDQPEPTDQSVHNWVSSILSKPSLDSSKCKALVPLLSPLQFDRLFCSISSNVNPKTALHFFYFASESFKFRFTVRSFCVLVRLLIGSNLVAPARLLLIRSIDGNVPVSYANPSHRHMEIAIAMLALNTVAERGVGVQALDLLIHVYCTQFKNMGFGYAVDVFMFFSDKGVFPSLKTCNFLLSSLVKVSELHKSYQVFEVISRGVSPDIYLFTTAINAFCKGGKVDEAIGLLSKMEGRGVAPNVVTYNNVIHGLCKSRRLEEAFQFKKKMVENNVNPSLITYSILINGLIKLEKFYEANCVLKEMCNRGFVPNEVVYNTLIDGFCKKGNISEALKIKDDMLSHGLTPNSVTLNSILQGYCKTNQLEHAEQILDKMLSHGLSINQTVCFSVIHWLCMKSRFDSAVKFTIEMLSRNCRPSDGLLTTLVSGLCKDGKHSKAVELWFRLCNKGFAANTPTSNALIHGLCESVSMQEVVPRLKPMLERGLVMDRISYNTLISGCCKEGKVDEGFKLKKEMAKQGIEPDTYTYNLLMHGLCNIGKVDDAVKLWDEFENQGLAPNVYTYGVMIDGYCKAGRVDEGEKLFSKLVTKKVELNSVVYNTLIRAYSTNGNMTAALGLCLDMKKKGIQPTCATYSSLIDGLCNIGSVDDAKYLLDEMRNECLLPGVVCYTALIHGYCKLGQMDKVGNILLEMSSFNIKPNKITYTVMIDGYCKLGNMEEATRLLSEMTKMGVVPDAVTYNALTNGFCKERKVEEAFEVCDHMANKE; from the coding sequence ATGCATTTTTCCATGGATTTGAGAAGGCTTTTAATCCCAAAATCCCATCTTtttctcttctcccccatcaaCCGCCCGTGCGTGACCTGCACCGCCCAACACCGCCCCCAAGAACCTCCGCAACCGCCGCCATTGCAGCTTCCGGATCAACCGGAGCCGACCGATCAGAGTGTGCACAACTGGGTATCTTCTATTCTCTCAAAACCATCTTTAGATTCTTCTAAATGCAAGGCTCTCGTACCCCTTTTGTCCCCTCTACAATTTGATCGATTGTTCTGTTCCATTAGCTCCAATGTGAACCCCAAAACAGCTCTCCATTTCTTCTATTTTGCTTCTGAATCTTTTAAGTTTCGGTTTACTGTTCGATCTTTCTGTGTTTTGGTTCGTCTGCTTATTGGTTCGAATCTTGTGGCCCCTGCGAGATTGCTTTTGATCCGTTCGATTGATGGGAATGTGCCGGTTTCATATGCTAACCCCAGTCACAGGCATATGGAGATAGCCATTGCCATGTTAGCGTTGAATACCGTGGCCGAACGAGGTGTTGGTGTTCAGGCATTGGACTTGTTGATTCATGTCTACTGCACCCAATTTAAGAATATGGGTTTTGGTTACGCGGTTGATgtgtttatgtttttttctgATAAGGGTGTCTTTCCGTCTTTGAAAACTTGTAATTTTTTGTTGAGTTCGTTAGTGAAGGTCAGCGAACTTCATAAGAGTTATCAAGTATTTGAAGTTATTTCTCGAGGTGTTTCTCCTGACATTTACTTGTTTACTACTGCAATTAATGCATTTTGTAAGGGAGGGAAGGTTGATGAAGCAATAGGTTTGCTATCAAAGATGGAAGGGCGGGGGGTTGCTCCAAATGTTGTTACATACAATAATGTTATTCATGGTCTCTGTAAGAGCAGAAGATTAGAGGAGGCCTTCCAGTTTAAGAAGAAGATGGTTGAAAACAATGTGAACCCGAGTCTTATAACATACAGTATACTCATTAATGGTTTGATTAAGCTGGAGAAGTTTTATGAGGCAAATTGTGTTTTGAAGGAAATGTGTAATAGGGGATTTGTCCCGAATGAGGTTGTTTATAACACATTGATTGATGGGTTTTGTAAAAAGGGAAATATTAGTGAGGCACTAAAGATAAAGGATGATATGTTATCCCATGGATTAACTCCCAATTCCGTTACTCTTAATTCTATACTGCAGGGATATTGTAAAACTAATCAGTTGGAGCATGCTGAGCAGATTCTAGACAAGATGCTATCCCATGGTTTATCCATAAAtcaaactgtttgtttctcagtCATTCACTGGTTATGCATGAAATCTAGGTTCGATTCTGCTGTAAAGTTCACTATAGAAATGCTTTCAAGAAACTGTAGACCCAGCGATGGCTTGCTTACCACGTTGGTTAGTGGGCTTTGTAAAGATGGAAAACATTCCAAGGCAGTTGAACTTTGGTTTAGGCTATGTAACAAAGGATTTGCAGCCAACACACCAACCTCAAATGCTTTAATTCATGGACTTTGTGAATCTGTTAGCATGCAAGAGGTTGTTCCGCGACTCAAACCAATGCTAGAGAGAGGTTTGGTAATGGATAGAATCTCATACAACACACTTATCTCGGGTTGTTGCAAGGAGGGAAAAGTGGATGAAGGGTTTAAGCTTAAGAAAGAGATGGCTAAGCAAGGAATTGAACCAGATACTTATACTTATAATTTGCTAATGCATGGTCTATGTAATATAGGAAAAGTGGACGATGCAGTTAAACTTTGGGATGAGTTTGAAAATCAGGGTCTGGCTCCCAATGTCTATACATATGGGGTGATGATAGATGGGTACTGTAAAGCTGGCAGAGTGGACGAGGGTGAAAAACTTTTCAGTAAGTTGGTAACTAAAAAAGTGGAGCTAAATTCCGTTGTTTACAATACACTAATCAGAGCATACAGCACAAATGGGAATATGACGGCAGCCCTTGGTCTCTGCTTGGACATGAAAAAGAAAGGCATTCAACCAACTTGTGCCACTTATTCTTCCCTTATAGATGGACTGTGCAATATTGGCAGTGTTGATGATGCAAAATACCTTCTAGATGAAATGAGGAATGAGTGTTTGTTGCCAGGTGTTGTCTGTTATACAGCACTAATTCATGGTTATTGTAAACTAGGACAAATGGATAAAGTAGGGAATATCTTGCTGGAGATGTCTTCATTTAACATTAAACCTAATAAGATTACCTACACTGTCATGATTGATGGGTACTGTAAACTAGGTAATATGGAAGAAGCAACTAGACTTCTATCTGAGATGACAAAGATGGGAGTTGTCCCAGACGCGGTCACCTATAATGCATTAACTAATGGATTTTGTAAGGAAAGGAAGGTGGAAGAAGCTTTTGAAGTGTGTGATCACATGGCCAATAAGGAGTAG